From a single Miscanthus floridulus cultivar M001 chromosome 8, ASM1932011v1, whole genome shotgun sequence genomic region:
- the LOC136474117 gene encoding uncharacterized protein, whose protein sequence is MPGAPCNVEPAGRRLRWRGLGRRRRRRLPVARLGGNCRAGRGWGILRRLRLRWLTARWLRRAARRLAAIYLAALAGPPAPTGTSSSSTCPPWIGLEPCFATPFVVSTRPCW, encoded by the coding sequence ATGCCGGGCGCGCCATGCAACGTCGAGCCGGCGGGCCGCCGGTTGCGCTGGCGCGGGctcggccgccgtcgccgccggaggCTCCCGGTCGCCCGGCTCGGCGGCAACTGCAGGGCCGGGCGCGGGTGGGGAATCCTGCGCAGGCTCCGGCTGCGCTGGCTCACGGCGCGTTGGCTGCGGCGCGCGGCCCGCAGGCTGGCAGCGATCTACCTGGCGGCGCTCGCGGGCCCGCCGGCTCCGACcggcacgtcgtcgtcgtcgacctgCCCGCCGTGGATCGGCCTGGAGCCATGCTTCGCCACGCCGTTCGTGGTCAGCACCAGGCCGTGCTGGTGA